The following are from one region of the Salvia hispanica cultivar TCC Black 2014 chromosome 1, UniMelb_Shisp_WGS_1.0, whole genome shotgun sequence genome:
- the LOC125190592 gene encoding receptor like protein 26-like: MASPSLPYLFLFSVTVMATSVSVHGHAARTKRLRCSGSRASGNSTLLIRRNWGIGIKAMSVAAGLVCNVLMVILRNLTMLDLNSNSLGGMIPHQLFALHQLMYLSLSNNLFNNISQPEIDEFLALTQPESEEYSIEFLGHFLDLANNNLTGDIPIFFCSYPTFTVGLDLSFNNFIGSIPPCLLQNLKVLNLRGNRRQHPGSISEMLPFLVGPQQQRLGRGDSKVHCKLWLLARLECGIQQLSLCLPMHAASKLVGSRVAFQQIRWRGQWKLGSLRFSGWKGMILHAYATRHLTLKPDQPNRKAMSSSQSSTGDTSSAGEAHGDFGLPDENRRKKRIINVGSPLDYYHNEVTLTMKGIELNLVKITPEYTCIDFSSNSFNGGIPDAIGDLSSLFLLNLSHNALTGAIPRSLAALRLLEALDLSVNLLRGRIPEELARLTFLSFLNVSNNVLVGGIPSGPQFQTFSPNSFEGNKGLCGFPLDRNCNGPPGAGITSSKLKHKEIEWEYVFAALGYVVGLGSIFWALLCCRSFREPYFEKIEEVAEEILNRRAAKRREENR, encoded by the exons ATGGCATCTCCTTCCCTTCCCTACTTATTCCTTTTCTCTGTGACGGTGATGGCAACGAGTGTCTCGGTCCATGGCCATGCCGCGAGGACCAAGAGGCTGCGTTGCTCGGGCTCAAGAGCGAGTGGAAATTCGACCCTTCTTATTCGAAGAAACTGGGGCATTGGAATCAAAGCAATGAGTGTTGCAGCTGGGCTGGTGTGCAATGTATTGATGGTTAT TTTGAGAAATCTGACAATGTTAGATTTGAATTCTAATTCATTGGGTGGCATGATTCCCCACCAATTGTTTGCCCTTCACCAGCTCATGTACCTCTCACTCTCAAACAACTTGTTCAACAACATTTCCCAACCCGAAATCGACGAATTTCTCGCCCTTACTCAACCCGAAAGCGAAGAATACAGCATAGAATTCCTGGGCCACTTCTTAGACCTTGCTAACAACAATCTAACCGGAGATATTCCAATCTTCTTCTGCAGTTACCCAACCTTCACCGTTGGCCTCGACTTGTCCTTCAATAACTTCATCGGTAGCATACCTCCCTGCCTACTGCAAAACCTCAAAGTGCTCAACTTGAGGGGGAATAGACGGCAGCATCCCGGATCAATTTCAGAGATGCTCCCTTTCCTCGTTGGACCTCAGCAACAACGACTTGGGCGGGGAGATTCCAAAGTCCATTGCAAACTGTGGCTCCTTGCGCGTCTTGAATGTGGGATACAACAACTTTCATTATGTCTTCCCATGCATGCTGCCTCCAAGCTTGTCGGTTCTCGTGTTGCGTTTCAACAGATTCGATGGCGAGGTCAG TGGAAGCTCGGTTCGTTAAGATTCTCGGGATGGAAAGGAATGATACTACACGCGTATGCGACACGTCATCTGACATTAAAGCCTGACCAGCCTAACAGAAAAGCAATGTCATCTAGCCAAAGCTCAACTGGGGACACAAGCTCAGCAGGAGAAGCACATGGGGACTTTGGGCTGCCAGACGAAAACAGGcgtaaaaaaagaattattaaTGTTGGTTCTCCATTGGATTACTACCATAATGAGGTGACATTAACCATGAAGGGGATTGAGCTTAATCTTGTCAAGATAACTCCGGAGTATACGTGCATTGATTTCTCTTCCAACAGTTTCAACGGAGGCATACCAGATGCAATCGGTGATCTAAGCTCACTCTTTCTTCTCAACTTATCCCACAACGCTCTCACTGGCGCAATCCCAAGATCACTAGCTGCCCTGAGGCTACTAGAAGCGCTTGACCTCTCTGTCAACCTGCTCAGAGGAAGAATACCAGAGGAGCTTGCGCGCCTCACATTCCTTTCATTCTTGAATGTGTCTAACAATGTGCTTGTCGGAGGTATTCCAAGTGGCCCACAATTCCAAACATTTTCTCCGAATTCCTTTGAAGGGAACAAAGGGTTATGCGGCTTCCCACTCGACAGAAACTGCAACGGGCCGCCTGGGGCTGGTATCACGTCATCAAAATTGAAACACAAGGAGATAGAATGGGAATATGTGTTTGCTGCTCTTGGTTATGTTGTGGGATTAGGAAGCATTTTCTGGGCACTTTTATGTTGCAGAAGCTTTAGGGAGCCATACTTTGAGAAGATAGAAGAGGTTGCTGAGGAGATATTGAACCGAAGAGCCGcgaaaagaagagaagaaaatagaTGA